A region of Selenomonadales bacterium 4137-cl DNA encodes the following proteins:
- a CDS encoding IclR family transcriptional regulator → MAGSKAPLVKSASRTLDIIGYIAKSAKPPNFTAILHHLDIPKSSLSLLLHELVNSDYLDYDPETRVYYPGLKLIQISAVCINNTNISREISQGIKKLSDEFGETTHAGILDGRHIVYIAKHHGSRDVSVVATIGYRIPAHATAIGKVLLSTLPDEELEARIGGIQLERYTDNTLTDFGALVAELGKVAEQGYAVDNQEIIPGGICVAAPIVDKSHKTVAALSVTMAAGRAYEGDMMPAVVAKVRAMAGHVSMRLGKV, encoded by the coding sequence GTGGCAGGCAGCAAAGCGCCGCTGGTGAAATCGGCGTCCCGCACCCTGGATATTATCGGCTATATCGCCAAAAGCGCCAAACCGCCCAATTTCACCGCTATCCTGCACCACCTCGACATTCCGAAAAGTTCGCTGTCGCTGCTGCTGCACGAGCTTGTCAACAGTGATTACCTGGATTACGACCCCGAAACGCGGGTTTATTACCCAGGGTTGAAGCTTATACAGATCAGCGCGGTCTGCATCAACAACACCAATATTTCCCGGGAGATTTCCCAGGGCATCAAGAAGCTGAGCGACGAGTTCGGGGAGACGACCCACGCCGGCATCCTCGACGGGCGGCACATCGTCTATATCGCCAAGCATCACGGGTCGAGAGACGTCAGCGTGGTGGCAACGATCGGCTACCGTATCCCGGCCCACGCCACCGCGATCGGCAAGGTGCTGTTATCGACGCTGCCGGATGAGGAGCTCGAAGCCCGCATTGGCGGCATCCAGCTTGAGCGCTACACCGACAATACGCTGACAGACTTCGGTGCGCTCGTCGCCGAACTGGGCAAAGTGGCCGAGCAGGGCTATGCCGTTGACAATCAGGAGATTATTCCCGGCGGCATTTGCGTGGCCGCGCCGATCGTCGACAAATCCCACAAGACGGTGGCCGCGCTGAGCGTGACGATGGCGGCCGGCCGCGCGTACGAAGGAGACATGATGCCGGCGGTGGTCGCGAAGGTCCGCGCGATGGCCGGGCATGTATCGATGCGCCTGGGAAAGGTGTAG
- a CDS encoding diguanylate cyclase, whose translation MGLGRKIAMLQVLLIVSFVGAMLLLGRMVWGESYLSLEREEVMNNVTRTRLAWEEELDILGSLVGDWAPWDDLAAFARDVSDREFVEKNLPDAQMANLKINVALVTDARGRVLFAKAVDQEKKTETKVPGALLAAMEKVAGEQGAVLKGEEKLKSFVVVEGQPVLFAMQRILRSDKSGPSPGLFVFAKYGDAALMAEISRRTQVKVAIGEDGGSLADAGREQAGDGVILQTGDEVITAYYPLVGASGEKGLFLVSTTPRDIYKQGQAQMRFFLLAAAVFGVLLTMITLLVLDRLVLARVRKLGTFIHSLIGEKDYSVRLDLPGRDELSGAAAAMNAMLAQIEASQAEITGLLDSVKRELAVRKKAEQRLLYLGLHDPLTGMFNRTYFEEAILRLIASRPKGIGVICCDLDGLKLINDSFGHSVGDRVLCEVATIIGETVSGEGFVARLGGDEFAAVMTDIGEDEVQEASRKMRREVKIGDFGGVGLKLSLSVGWAYYGGSSPSEATVRDLLKQADDFMYRRKLSSSHSNRNTLVNGMLELLKARDFITEGHSQRLLGLVVAMARRLALKESQLNDLSLLAQFHDIGKVGIADALLFKPGPLTAEERKEMERHSEIGHRIAQSVPEFVPISDFILKHHEWWNGRGYPLGLSGEEIPLECRILSIADAFDAMTSNRPYRKAMTQRDAVGELRRFAGVQFDPRLVEVFIGIVAEKAGE comes from the coding sequence ATGGGCTTGGGTCGTAAAATAGCCATGCTGCAAGTGCTGCTGATCGTTTCTTTTGTTGGCGCGATGCTTCTCCTGGGACGGATGGTGTGGGGGGAGAGCTACCTCAGCCTCGAACGGGAGGAGGTGATGAATAACGTTACCAGGACGCGGCTCGCCTGGGAAGAGGAGCTTGACATTCTGGGATCGCTGGTCGGCGACTGGGCGCCATGGGACGACCTGGCTGCTTTCGCCCGGGATGTCAGTGACCGGGAATTTGTGGAGAAGAACCTGCCTGACGCTCAAATGGCTAACTTGAAGATTAATGTGGCGCTTGTCACCGACGCGCGGGGGCGGGTGCTGTTCGCCAAAGCGGTGGATCAGGAGAAGAAAACCGAGACCAAAGTTCCCGGGGCTTTGCTGGCGGCGATGGAAAAGGTGGCCGGTGAGCAGGGCGCGGTTCTTAAAGGCGAGGAAAAATTGAAAAGCTTTGTTGTGGTGGAAGGACAACCAGTTTTGTTTGCCATGCAGAGAATACTGAGAAGCGACAAGAGCGGCCCCAGCCCGGGGCTATTCGTCTTCGCGAAATATGGGGACGCGGCGCTGATGGCGGAGATCAGCCGCCGGACGCAGGTGAAGGTGGCGATCGGGGAGGACGGCGGCAGCCTGGCGGACGCCGGCCGTGAGCAAGCGGGCGACGGGGTCATCCTGCAAACGGGTGACGAGGTCATAACCGCGTATTACCCGTTAGTCGGTGCAAGCGGCGAGAAAGGCTTGTTCCTGGTCAGCACCACGCCCAGGGATATTTACAAGCAGGGCCAGGCGCAAATGCGGTTTTTCCTGCTGGCTGCGGCGGTTTTCGGGGTGCTGCTGACGATGATCACTCTGTTGGTTCTGGACAGGTTGGTTCTCGCGCGGGTCAGAAAGCTGGGGACGTTTATTCATTCACTTATCGGGGAGAAGGATTATTCGGTCAGGCTGGACTTGCCTGGCCGCGACGAGCTGTCGGGGGCGGCTGCGGCGATGAACGCGATGCTGGCGCAGATCGAAGCGTCGCAGGCGGAAATAACCGGGCTGCTGGATTCGGTTAAACGGGAGCTCGCGGTCCGCAAGAAAGCCGAGCAGAGGCTGCTTTATCTGGGTTTGCACGACCCGCTGACGGGAATGTTTAACCGGACGTACTTCGAGGAGGCCATTCTCCGCCTGATCGCGAGCCGGCCCAAGGGGATAGGGGTGATATGCTGTGATCTCGACGGGCTGAAACTGATCAACGATTCTTTCGGTCATTCGGTCGGAGACAGGGTGTTGTGCGAAGTGGCGACGATCATCGGTGAGACTGTGAGCGGCGAGGGTTTCGTCGCGCGGTTGGGAGGCGATGAGTTTGCGGCCGTGATGACCGATATCGGCGAGGACGAGGTTCAGGAGGCAAGCCGCAAGATGCGGCGGGAAGTGAAGATCGGAGATTTCGGCGGCGTTGGCCTGAAGCTGAGTCTGTCGGTCGGGTGGGCCTACTACGGGGGCTCCAGTCCGAGTGAGGCCACCGTGCGCGACCTTCTGAAACAGGCGGACGATTTCATGTACCGCCGCAAGTTGTCAAGCAGCCACAGCAACCGCAACACGCTTGTAAACGGCATGCTGGAGTTGCTGAAGGCGCGCGATTTTATCACCGAAGGCCATTCCCAGCGCCTTCTCGGACTGGTGGTGGCGATGGCGAGAAGGCTGGCGCTGAAGGAATCGCAGCTAAATGATCTCAGTCTGCTGGCCCAGTTCCATGATATCGGCAAGGTGGGTATCGCCGATGCGCTGCTTTTCAAGCCCGGCCCGCTGACCGCCGAGGAAAGGAAGGAGATGGAGCGCCACTCCGAGATTGGTCATCGGATTGCCCAATCGGTACCCGAGTTTGTCCCGATCAGCGATTTTATCCTCAAGCACCACGAGTGGTGGAACGGGAGGGGCTATCCTCTTGGCCTTAGCGGGGAGGAGATTCCTCTGGAATGCCGCATTCTGTCCATTGCGGATGCTTTTGACGCCATGACGAGCAACCGGCCTTACCGCAAAGCCATGACGCAACGGGACGCTGTCGGAGAGCTGAGACGGTTTGCCGGCGTGCAGTTCGATCCCCGGTTGGTAGAAGTGTTCATCGGTATAGTGGCGGAAAAGGCCGGCGAGTAA
- a CDS encoding pyridoxal-phosphate dependent enzyme: MAKIPFGPTYDEMLSPALIEPSVRAKALKALYEDEMNPINLFNITWRGADDQVRKLVLPPALTGTDANVVVMLGCGFPSGSHKVGPAYSTLIEGIVDGEITDAHTILGPSTGNFGIGTAYISKLLGLRAVVIMPDNMSKERYERIRKYGGELELTPGSESDVILTLERTHALMKNPLNKALAQFELMANYRFHRHVTGGSAVAAVRGVGNGRIAAFVSAPGSAGTIAAGDQIKQAFPEAKVGALEPYECSTLANGGRGQHRIEGIGDKMCTLIHNVLTTDFLVLIKDEETIQGLKLFQDGADIFASLGVDRALADSLRDRFGPSGICNIIGAVKLAKFLRLGPGDNVVTVATDGFDRYHSVLADMERRYLEIAPFVMERWAKDIFAGADESRIYDVRKAAAKERLFAQKEKDWLKFGYSQAYLDSMRDMAFWEQEYAKVAVYNEKIAALR; this comes from the coding sequence GTGGCAAAGATTCCTTTCGGACCAACCTATGATGAGATGCTTTCGCCCGCTCTGATCGAGCCGTCGGTGCGGGCGAAAGCGCTTAAGGCGCTTTACGAAGACGAGATGAATCCCATCAATCTCTTTAATATCACCTGGCGGGGCGCCGACGACCAGGTCAGGAAGCTCGTCCTGCCTCCCGCCCTTACCGGCACGGACGCTAATGTAGTCGTTATGCTGGGCTGCGGGTTTCCCTCCGGTTCCCATAAGGTCGGCCCGGCTTACAGCACGCTCATCGAGGGCATTGTCGACGGCGAAATAACCGATGCACACACCATTTTAGGGCCGTCCACGGGCAACTTCGGCATCGGCACGGCCTATATATCCAAGCTGCTGGGCCTGCGGGCCGTCGTCATCATGCCTGACAACATGAGCAAGGAGCGTTATGAGCGAATAAGGAAGTATGGCGGCGAGCTTGAGCTTACGCCGGGGTCGGAGTCGGACGTCATTCTGACGCTGGAACGCACCCACGCGCTGATGAAGAATCCGCTCAACAAGGCGTTGGCCCAATTCGAACTGATGGCCAACTATCGTTTTCACCGCCATGTCACGGGCGGCAGCGCCGTTGCCGCTGTCCGGGGGGTGGGCAACGGGCGCATCGCCGCCTTTGTCTCGGCGCCCGGGTCGGCCGGGACGATCGCCGCCGGCGATCAGATCAAGCAGGCTTTCCCCGAGGCGAAGGTCGGGGCCCTCGAACCGTACGAGTGCTCGACGCTGGCCAACGGCGGGCGGGGACAGCACCGTATCGAGGGTATCGGCGACAAGATGTGCACACTGATCCATAATGTTTTGACAACCGATTTTCTTGTTCTTATCAAAGATGAGGAAACTATCCAGGGCCTTAAGCTCTTCCAGGACGGCGCCGATATTTTCGCGTCCCTGGGGGTCGACCGGGCGCTGGCTGACAGCCTGCGGGACAGATTCGGCCCTTCTGGCATCTGCAACATTATCGGTGCCGTCAAGCTGGCCAAATTCCTTCGCCTCGGACCGGGGGACAATGTCGTCACGGTGGCCACGGACGGTTTTGACCGCTACCACTCGGTGCTGGCCGATATGGAGCGGCGGTATCTGGAGATCGCGCCCTTTGTTATGGAGCGGTGGGCTAAGGATATTTTCGCCGGCGCTGACGAAAGCCGCATCTACGACGTGCGCAAGGCGGCCGCCAAGGAAAGGCTGTTCGCGCAAAAGGAGAAGGACTGGCTGAAGTTCGGCTATAGCCAGGCTTATCTGGACAGTATGCGGGATATGGCCTTCTGGGAGCAGGAATACGCCAAAGTGGCGGTATACAACGAAAAGATCGCCGCGCTGCGCTGA
- a CDS encoding YgeY family selenium metabolism-linked hydrolase: MKEGLVLRPPVAPCDESAMIRFCQRLVRQRSYTGEEGGVAKLLAAAMTELGFDDVRTDAAGNVIGEIRGGPGPKLLFDGHMDTVEVSDREKWSVDPFAGVIKDGRLYGRGASDMKCALAAMVYGLAPLAKYKDKLKGSVVVSGTVCEETFEGLALGRVVEAVRPDYVVIGEASALSLKRGQRGRAEIAVTTFGKAAHSSNPAVGKNAVYMMMKLAERIVRTAVPRDDFLGEGILELTDIVSVPYPGASVVPHQCRATFDRRLLVGETEESVLAPLRRCVAELAADDGAFRAEVEVVTAEQVCYTGEKMAGKRFFPAWVLPETDCLVAGALRGLRQGGLDPEVTKYSFCTNGSYSAGIAGIPTIGFGPGREDGAHVVDEYMELNQLTGAAAGYQAIAASILKFDE; this comes from the coding sequence ATGAAAGAGGGATTGGTGTTAAGGCCGCCGGTGGCGCCTTGCGACGAGTCGGCGATGATCCGGTTCTGCCAGCGGCTTGTCCGGCAGCGCAGCTATACCGGCGAGGAAGGCGGCGTTGCGAAGCTTTTAGCGGCGGCGATGACTGAGCTGGGGTTCGACGATGTCCGTACCGATGCCGCCGGCAACGTCATCGGCGAGATCAGGGGCGGCCCGGGGCCGAAGCTGCTGTTCGACGGGCATATGGACACTGTCGAGGTGAGCGACCGGGAGAAGTGGTCGGTGGACCCGTTCGCCGGAGTGATAAAGGACGGCCGCCTGTACGGGCGGGGCGCGAGCGATATGAAATGCGCGCTGGCGGCCATGGTTTACGGGCTGGCCCCCTTGGCGAAGTATAAGGACAAGCTGAAGGGTTCTGTTGTAGTTTCCGGGACGGTGTGCGAGGAAACCTTCGAGGGGTTGGCGCTCGGCAGGGTGGTAGAGGCGGTGCGGCCGGATTATGTGGTTATCGGTGAGGCGTCGGCGCTCAGCCTGAAAAGGGGCCAGCGGGGACGGGCCGAAATCGCGGTTACTACTTTCGGCAAGGCGGCCCATTCTTCCAATCCGGCGGTGGGCAAGAATGCCGTGTACATGATGATGAAGCTGGCGGAACGGATTGTACGGACAGCCGTGCCGCGTGACGATTTCCTCGGCGAGGGCATTCTGGAGCTGACCGACATCGTGTCGGTCCCTTATCCGGGGGCGTCGGTGGTGCCGCACCAGTGCCGGGCGACCTTTGACCGGCGGCTGTTGGTGGGGGAAACGGAGGAGAGCGTGCTGGCGCCCCTACGCCGGTGTGTCGCCGAGCTGGCGGCGGACGACGGGGCTTTCCGGGCTGAGGTGGAAGTGGTGACCGCGGAGCAGGTTTGTTATACCGGCGAAAAGATGGCCGGCAAAAGGTTTTTCCCCGCCTGGGTGTTGCCGGAAACCGATTGCCTGGTGGCGGGTGCGCTGCGGGGCTTGCGACAGGGTGGGCTTGACCCCGAGGTTACCAAGTACAGTTTTTGCACCAACGGCAGCTATTCGGCCGGCATCGCCGGCATCCCGACTATCGGCTTCGGGCCGGGCCGGGAAGACGGCGCCCATGTGGTCGACGAATACATGGAGCTAAACCAGTTGACCGGCGCCGCCGCTGGTTATCAGGCGATAGCCGCCAGCATATTGAAGTTCGACGAGTGA
- a CDS encoding XRE family transcriptional regulator, with amino-acid sequence MLGKKIRDKRQEKGLTIRELATGADLTSGFLSQVERGLAEPSITSLRKIAAMLNVPIFYFLMDEQTDNLIVRKGARKVVKTGKGEVTFELLSPDLNRTIEMMVGRVEPGGVTCEEPLSHFGEENLVVVQGKMRIQIGQDFFELDEGDSIYYLSSIPHKIWSVGDQELIFISAITPPVF; translated from the coding sequence ATGCTAGGGAAAAAAATCCGCGACAAGAGACAGGAAAAAGGGCTTACCATCCGCGAACTGGCCACCGGCGCCGATCTTACCTCGGGATTTTTGAGCCAGGTGGAGCGCGGGCTGGCGGAACCGTCGATTACCTCGCTGCGCAAGATTGCCGCGATGCTGAACGTACCCATTTTTTATTTCCTGATGGACGAGCAAACTGACAATCTTATCGTCCGCAAGGGGGCGCGCAAGGTGGTGAAGACGGGCAAGGGCGAGGTCACTTTCGAGCTGTTGTCCCCCGATCTGAATCGCACCATCGAGATGATGGTGGGCAGAGTGGAGCCGGGCGGTGTCACCTGCGAGGAGCCGCTGAGCCATTTCGGCGAGGAAAATCTGGTGGTGGTCCAGGGGAAGATGAGGATTCAGATCGGTCAGGATTTTTTCGAGCTTGACGAAGGGGACAGCATTTATTATCTTTCCAGCATCCCCCATAAGATATGGAGTGTCGGCGACCAGGAATTAATTTTTATCTCGGCCATCACGCCGCCTGTGTTCTAG
- a CDS encoding D-aminoacylase: MVRTLIRNAVIVDGTGKEPFTGDVAIAGDRIEAVGRVSLRDGVFAAVIDADGLTLSPGFIDMHSHSDLIQMVEPAAAAKIRQGITTELLGQDGLGVAPLTAGTVAAYRRQVAGLLGDPPLGWGWRSFGDYLAELERRRTATNLAVLVSHGPLRLAAAGADERPATSAEIAAMVEMAGRAFAEGAFGFSTGLIYPPCVFAAGEELSALAAATAAAGGIFVVHVRNERGLVKESIGEIFAIARETGVAPHISHLKVIGRENWGTAHEVLALFDQAAAENLAASFDQYPYPAGSTMLSALLPPHAHAGGPEALLARLAHPATRARLAEEMAAGLPGWENIASAAGWDGVLVTGLDDGPNKRWEGVSLAAIAGQKGTTPQDTVFDLLIEENLKVSMVNFSMAEEDVGAIIRHRSGMLGTDGLLLGKPHPRAYGSAARILQKYVREEKALTLAEAVARMTGRPASRLGLIGRGFIAPGAFADIVLFDAARVAEGGSFTNPCRHPVGIEYVFVNGVAAVKNGEAAGSPAGKVLRRERRK, from the coding sequence ATGGTTAGAACGCTGATTCGTAATGCAGTTATCGTCGACGGCACCGGCAAAGAGCCTTTTACGGGCGATGTGGCGATCGCCGGCGACCGTATCGAGGCGGTGGGCCGCGTGTCTCTCCGGGACGGGGTTTTCGCCGCCGTTATCGATGCCGATGGGCTGACGCTGAGCCCGGGCTTCATCGATATGCACAGCCACTCCGACCTTATTCAGATGGTCGAGCCGGCGGCGGCGGCCAAAATCCGCCAGGGGATAACCACCGAGCTGCTGGGCCAGGATGGCCTGGGGGTGGCGCCGCTGACGGCCGGGACGGTTGCCGCTTACCGCCGTCAGGTGGCGGGCCTGTTGGGCGATCCGCCGCTGGGCTGGGGATGGCGGAGTTTCGGGGACTATCTCGCGGAGCTGGAGCGGCGGCGAACAGCCACCAATCTGGCGGTGCTGGTCAGTCACGGTCCGCTGCGGCTGGCGGCCGCGGGCGCGGACGAGCGGCCGGCCACCAGCGCCGAAATAGCCGCCATGGTCGAGATGGCGGGACGGGCTTTCGCCGAAGGCGCGTTTGGTTTTTCCACCGGGCTTATCTATCCTCCCTGCGTGTTCGCCGCCGGTGAGGAATTATCCGCATTGGCCGCGGCTACGGCGGCGGCCGGCGGGATATTCGTCGTCCATGTCCGCAACGAGCGCGGCCTGGTTAAGGAGTCGATCGGGGAGATTTTCGCCATTGCACGGGAGACAGGCGTTGCTCCGCATATTTCCCATCTGAAGGTGATCGGGCGGGAAAACTGGGGCACGGCGCACGAGGTTCTGGCGCTATTCGACCAGGCGGCGGCCGAAAATCTGGCGGCTTCATTTGACCAGTATCCCTACCCCGCCGGCAGCACGATGCTGAGCGCGCTGTTGCCGCCGCACGCCCACGCCGGCGGGCCGGAGGCTTTGCTGGCCCGCCTGGCGCATCCGGCGACGCGGGCGCGGCTGGCGGAGGAGATGGCGGCCGGGTTGCCGGGCTGGGAGAACATCGCTTCGGCGGCCGGGTGGGACGGCGTGCTGGTGACCGGCCTTGACGACGGCCCCAACAAGCGCTGGGAAGGCGTCAGCCTCGCCGCGATCGCCGGCCAGAAAGGCACGACGCCGCAAGATACGGTTTTCGATCTGCTGATCGAAGAAAATTTGAAGGTGTCGATGGTCAATTTCAGCATGGCCGAGGAGGATGTCGGCGCTATTATCCGTCACCGCAGCGGCATGCTGGGCACCGACGGTCTGCTGCTGGGCAAGCCTCATCCGCGGGCCTACGGCTCGGCTGCGCGCATCCTGCAGAAATATGTGCGGGAAGAGAAGGCGCTTACCCTCGCTGAGGCTGTCGCCCGGATGACCGGGCGTCCCGCCAGCCGGCTGGGGCTTATCGGCCGGGGCTTTATCGCACCGGGAGCGTTTGCGGATATCGTGCTGTTTGACGCTGCGAGAGTGGCTGAGGGGGGGAGCTTCACCAATCCCTGCCGCCATCCCGTAGGGATCGAGTATGTGTTCGTTAACGGGGTGGCGGCGGTAAAAAACGGGGAGGCGGCAGGCTCTCCGGCGGGAAAGGTTCTTCGCAGGGAACGAAGAAAATAG
- the thrC gene encoding threonine synthase, whose product MSHVQGLECVTCGRGYSCREVEYYCPVCGYEDGILDVKYDYAAVGREINPAIMGACDERSMWRYLPLLPVENPALIPRPQVGWTPLYPAPRLARELKVAECYIKDEGRNPTASFKDRASAVGVVKALEKGAARITCASTGNAASSLAGFAAAAGLPATIFVPRQAPEAKKAQLMIYGAQVLAVEGTYDQAWELCMQASAEFGWYNRNCAVNPYLIEGKKTVSFELVEQFASLTGRPCPDWVAVSVGDGCTVGGVWKGLREMHRLGFMPKVPKILGVQAAGCQPFVTAWREGGSLCPVAADTIADSIAVGHPRNFRKGLRAVTASAGAFVAVSDDEIAWSMVALARKAAVFGEPAGVAGVAGVKKAAEQGIIAAGETVAIIVTGNGLKDTRSAIRAAGSPVAIEPSLEAVRSVVAGEGAHG is encoded by the coding sequence ATGAGTCATGTTCAAGGTCTGGAGTGCGTAACCTGCGGGCGCGGCTATAGTTGCCGGGAGGTGGAATATTATTGCCCGGTCTGTGGTTACGAAGACGGCATCCTGGACGTAAAGTACGATTATGCGGCCGTAGGCCGGGAGATCAACCCGGCGATAATGGGGGCCTGCGATGAACGGTCGATGTGGCGGTACCTGCCGCTGCTGCCGGTGGAGAACCCTGCGCTGATCCCGCGCCCGCAGGTCGGCTGGACGCCGCTTTATCCGGCGCCCCGCCTGGCCCGGGAACTGAAAGTGGCGGAATGCTATATCAAGGACGAAGGGCGAAATCCGACCGCGTCTTTTAAAGACCGCGCCAGCGCCGTGGGCGTGGTGAAGGCGCTGGAGAAAGGCGCCGCCAGGATTACCTGCGCTTCCACGGGCAATGCCGCTTCCTCCCTGGCGGGGTTTGCGGCCGCGGCCGGTCTGCCGGCCACGATTTTTGTGCCGCGGCAGGCGCCGGAGGCGAAAAAAGCCCAGTTGATGATTTACGGCGCTCAGGTGCTGGCGGTGGAGGGGACTTATGACCAGGCCTGGGAGCTGTGCATGCAGGCGAGCGCGGAGTTCGGCTGGTACAACCGCAATTGCGCGGTCAACCCGTATCTTATCGAGGGCAAGAAGACGGTAAGCTTCGAGCTGGTCGAGCAGTTCGCGAGCCTAACAGGCCGGCCCTGCCCGGACTGGGTGGCGGTGTCGGTGGGCGACGGCTGTACGGTCGGCGGCGTGTGGAAGGGTTTACGGGAGATGCACCGGCTTGGGTTTATGCCGAAGGTGCCGAAGATTCTCGGCGTGCAGGCGGCGGGGTGCCAGCCTTTCGTGACGGCGTGGCGGGAGGGTGGATCGCTGTGTCCGGTGGCGGCCGATACGATCGCCGATTCCATCGCCGTCGGCCATCCCCGCAATTTCCGCAAGGGGCTGAGGGCGGTGACCGCTTCGGCGGGAGCGTTCGTCGCGGTAAGCGACGATGAGATAGCTTGGTCGATGGTCGCGCTGGCCCGCAAGGCCGCCGTGTTCGGCGAGCCGGCCGGAGTGGCGGGAGTGGCCGGGGTGAAAAAGGCGGCGGAGCAGGGAATAATCGCCGCCGGGGAAACGGTGGCCATCATTGTAACCGGCAACGGCCTTAAAGATACCCGGAGCGCCATCCGGGCCGCGGGATCGCCTGTGGCGATAGAGCCGTCCCTGGAGGCCGTCCGGTCGGTTGTCGCCGGGGAGGGAGCCCATGGTTAG
- a CDS encoding amino acid ABC transporter ATP-binding protein, with product MLEMDKVDKAFGPVEVLRGFDLHLHYGEKVVIIGPSGSGKSTVLRCINRLEPIQGGTISFEGETLTARTNLCSLRAKIGMVFQRFNLFPHKTALENIIEAPLIVKKMARGDAEAIAGRLLEQVGLSDKRDSYPRELSGGQQQRVAIARALAMSPKIMLFDEPTSALDPELVGEVLQVMKELAADGMTMVVVTHEMGFAREVADRVIFMDQGTIVEEGPPQAIFEAPAHERTKSFLRRIRH from the coding sequence ATTCTTGAAATGGACAAAGTAGATAAGGCCTTCGGGCCGGTGGAAGTGTTGCGGGGCTTCGATCTCCATCTGCATTACGGGGAGAAGGTGGTAATCATCGGGCCGAGCGGGTCGGGGAAAAGCACGGTGCTGCGCTGCATCAACCGCCTGGAGCCGATCCAGGGCGGCACGATCAGCTTTGAGGGGGAGACGCTGACCGCGAGAACGAATTTATGCAGTCTGCGGGCGAAGATCGGCATGGTGTTTCAGCGTTTCAACCTTTTTCCCCACAAGACGGCGTTGGAAAATATCATCGAGGCGCCGTTGATCGTCAAGAAAATGGCCAGAGGAGACGCTGAGGCGATTGCCGGCCGCCTGTTGGAGCAAGTGGGCCTGTCGGATAAGCGGGACAGTTACCCCCGGGAGTTGTCCGGGGGGCAGCAGCAGCGGGTGGCCATCGCCCGCGCTTTGGCTATGAGTCCGAAGATAATGCTGTTCGACGAGCCGACTTCGGCTCTCGATCCCGAGCTGGTGGGCGAGGTGTTGCAGGTGATGAAGGAGCTGGCGGCCGACGGGATGACGATGGTGGTCGTCACCCACGAGATGGGCTTTGCCCGCGAGGTAGCCGACCGGGTTATTTTTATGGATCAAGGGACGATTGTCGAGGAAGGTCCGCCCCAGGCTATCTTTGAAGCTCCGGCCCACGAGCGCACCAAGTCGTTCCTGAGAAGAATCCGCCATTGA
- a CDS encoding amino acid ABC transporter permease has product MSLDYSIVIAKFPILLEGCWVTLQISFFSLLLGMVFGIAGALCRISSNRLLMSLAFSYVWIIRGTPLMVQLFILYFGLPQLGLKLDSMTAGVLGLAINTGAYITEIIRAGIQAVDRGQMEAALSVGMNYRQTMVRIIGPQASKICIPPLVNQFIMTLKNSSIASLVTITELFRTGEQIIYTTFRSFEVYTTVAVLYLILNSIFMVIADNLEKRMARQ; this is encoded by the coding sequence ATGAGCTTGGATTACTCAATTGTCATCGCCAAATTTCCCATTTTGCTGGAAGGCTGCTGGGTTACGCTGCAGATTTCTTTCTTCTCGCTGCTCCTGGGGATGGTATTCGGCATAGCGGGTGCGCTGTGCCGAATTTCCTCCAACCGGCTGCTGATGTCGCTGGCGTTTTCCTATGTCTGGATTATCCGGGGCACCCCCCTGATGGTCCAGTTGTTCATCCTGTACTTCGGGCTCCCGCAGCTGGGGCTCAAGCTTGACAGCATGACGGCCGGCGTATTGGGACTCGCCATCAACACCGGCGCCTATATTACCGAGATTATCCGAGCCGGCATCCAGGCCGTCGACCGCGGACAGATGGAGGCCGCTTTGTCGGTGGGCATGAATTACCGCCAGACCATGGTGCGCATCATCGGGCCGCAAGCCAGCAAGATCTGCATTCCGCCGCTGGTGAACCAGTTTATCATGACCCTGAAGAATTCTTCGATCGCTTCGCTGGTGACGATTACCGAGCTGTTCCGGACAGGTGAGCAAATTATTTATACTACGTTCCGCAGTTTCGAAGTATATACTACGGTGGCGGTGCTGTATCTGATCTTGAATTCTATTTTCATGGTGATTGCCGATAACCTGGAAAAAAGGATGGCGCGCCAATGA